A region from the Triticum urartu cultivar G1812 chromosome 1, Tu2.1, whole genome shotgun sequence genome encodes:
- the LOC125517222 gene encoding UPF0603 protein OsI_019212, chloroplastic: METLLSPSALLGPLRGSRSRKPAAPAAVSCSLKKQAQAGVAWRGDGDGGVGSWASFLHHGLAAAALSLALTLSPAPAPAAASEFDVLNDGPPADTYVVDDAGVLSRVTKSDVKRLARDLEARKNIRINFVTVRKLTSKADAFEYADQVLEKWYPTVEDGSNKGIVVLVTSQKEGAITGGPAFVQAVGDAILDATVSENLPVLATDEKYNEAIFSTAKRLVAAIDGLPDPGGPAFQESKRESNFKSKEETEEKRGQFTLVVGGLLVIAFVVPMAQYYAYISKK; encoded by the exons ATGGAGACCCTCCTCTCCCCCTCCGCATTGCTCGGCCCGCTCCGGGGCTCCAGGAGCAGGAAGCCAGCGGCCCCCGCCGCCGTCTCCTGCTCGCTCAAGAAGCAGGCGCAGGCGGGCGTCGCCTGGCgtggcgacggcgacggcggcgtcgggAGCTGGGCGTCGTTCCTGCACCACGGCCTCGCCGCCGCGGCGCTGTCCCTGGCCCTCACGCTGTCGCCGGCGCCCGCGCCGGCCGCGGCGTCGGAGTTCGACGTGCTCAACGACGGGCCGCCGGCCGACACGTACGTGGTGGACGACGCCGGCGTGCTGAGCCGCGTGACCAAGTCCGACGTCAAGCGCCTCGCCCGCGACCTCGAGGCCCGCAAGAACATCCGGATCAACTTCGTCACCGTCCGCAAGCTCACG AGCAAAGCCGACGCGTTCGAGTACGCGGACCAAGTGCTGGAGAAGTGGTACCCGACGGTGGAGGACGGCAGCAACAAGGGGATCGTGGTGCTGGTCACCAGCCAGAAGGAGGGCGCCATCACCGGCGGCCCGGCCTTCGTGCAGGCCGTCGGCGACGCCATCCTCGACGCCACCGTCTCCGAGAACCTCCCAG TGCTGGCGACGGACGAGAAGTACAACGAGGCCATCTTCTCGACGGCGAagcggctggtggcggcgatcgACGGGCTGCCGGACCCGGGCGGGCCGGCGTTCCAGGAGAGCAAGCGGGAGTCCAActtcaagagcaaggaggagacGGAGGAGAAGCGCGGGCAGTTCACGCTTGTCGTCGGCGGCCTGCTCGTCATCGCCTTCGTCGTGCCCATGGCGCAGTACTACGCCTACATCTCCAAGAAGTGA